A single genomic interval of Monodelphis domestica isolate mMonDom1 chromosome X, mMonDom1.pri, whole genome shotgun sequence harbors:
- the LOC130456158 gene encoding structural maintenance of chromosomes protein 6-like, producing the protein MAEGREDLVPLAAEEQQGAAKAEPEGELAEQEEQESLLLQDEPHGSAAASPLSVGEVGIVESIQLENFMCHSRLGPVQFGPNVNFVVGQRGKSALLTALLLGLGGKSLGSPLKEFVKDGEASANILITLSNRGENAYKPDSYGDSIIVHQCISVSGTVSYKLKDQSGSVITSKKAELAEILEHFNIRVDNPMTILQQEMGRQLLQTRSDGERYKFFQKVTQLEQMHNDYLCILERKARTQDQIEQGEKQLLELKQQGIEVEQCFQSMAASRKRLEDLKHEMAWAVVNESERQIEDMISNINIGDQDTIRLNQKLEASQAKFNETTEKLKEVQEKLDKLNKETIELEIESIQARDNINRKKKAYEEAEDLYNSSQNELKQLEKEKEHCNQMENLKKSMEQSKLEKQEKIAMLKEELNKYKDQENSFFEKLEHLQEAIEKDNEEHSRLKREVSDVQQTLNDKQQQLNHLKDCKASPLKIFEPQIPALLEAIDNADREGLFTTKPKGPLGGYIHLQDPEFALAVEACLKDLLLAFCCNTFKDEEVLQTLMKRFYPVGSPRPQIIVSAFKNEIYDMTNRAAHHPEFPTVLTALKIDDAVVANALIDMRGIESVLLIKSNSLARTVMQVQEPPKNCREAFTADGDQVFERRYYSCDKSRPTYLIDFEVEINHLEKVVENTVAQLSVYQQCANSLENDIRKNEETVNNHRLHLKEIAIRVIKINMQIKDLEKEGTQSIGFSTQEKVKEIEKQMEQVEEKMKVQMEEMKDLRQEIIDAEQRHESIKMKIQQVQELSESFRQELSQINLEMDSEKRCLRHYQDRLKHHTNSLQVKKEELTKKEKELEKETAQAKYICPERKEIEKSTAALDKEIAFLKQKIQSENTRHRSREEIIRQFQQIKERYNALDVKVKNLRNCIKSLDQTSVQRYELYQQFRRSLALRCRLYFDSFLSQLALSGEIRFDHAHETLSVRVQRGEGNTAGLGSIELQSGSENSFSNFFFILSLWYITEGPFRCLDAFDSYLDPSSRRIALNMILKIAQSQQFRQFILLTPQSLSFLSPSSLIKIIHVPDTEREQRTLHFRRVREDEEED; encoded by the coding sequence ATGGCTGAGGGAAGAGAGGACCTTGTCCCTCTGGCTGCCGAAGAGCAGCAAGGAGCAGCAAAGGCTGAGCCGGAGGGAGAGTTGGCTgagcaggaggagcaggagagCCTCCTTTTACAGGATGAGCCTCATGGAAGTGCTGCTGCTTCTCCGTTGTCCGTAGGAGAAGTCGGCATTGTAGAGAGTATACAGCTGGAGAACTTTATGTGCCATTCCAGGCTTGGACCAGTGCAATTTGGGCCCAATGTCAACTTTGTGGTGGGCCAAAGAGGCAAAAGTGCATTGCTCACAGCTCTCCTCCTTGGTCTTGGTGGAAAGTCCTTAGGATCGCCTTTAAAAGAGTTTGTGAAAGATGGCGAGGCTTCAGCAAACATCTTGATCACATTAAGTAACAGAGGGGAGAATGCGTACAAACCTGACTCGTATGGGGACTCCATAATTGTGCATCAGTGCATCAGTGTAAGTGGGACTGTGAGTTACAAACTAAAAGACCAATCAGGAAGTGTAATTACTTCTAAGAAAGCAGAACTTGCAGAAATTCTTGAACATTTTAACATACGAGTAGATAATCCAATGACCATTTTACAACAAGAGATGGGCAGGCAGTTATTGCAAACAAGAAGTGATGGAGAGAGATACAAATTCTTTCAGAAAGTGACCCAGCTTGAACAGATGCATAACGATTACTTATGCATTTTGGAGAGAAAAGCCAGGACTCAGGATCAGATAGAACAAGGAGAAAAGCAGCTTCTGGAGCTAAAACAGCAGGGCATCGAGGTAGAACAGTGTTTCCAGAGTATGGCTGCCTCAAGGAAGAGATTAGAGGATCTGAAACATGAGATGGCTTGGGCAGTAGTGAATGAATCAGAAAGACAAATTGAAGATATGATAAGTAATATAAATATTGGAGACCAGGATACTATCAGATTAAATCAGAAACTGGAGGCAAGTCAGGCCAAATTTAATGAAACAACCGAGAAGTTAAAAGAAGTTCAGGAGAAGTTGGACAAGTTAAACAAAGAAACCATTGAGTTAGAGATTGAAAGCATTCAGGCAAGagacaatataaatagaaagaaaaaggcctatgaggaagctgaagatttatataattcttcccaaaatgaattaaagcaattagagaaggaaaaagaacattGCAACCAAATGGAAAACCTGAAAAAGAGTATGGAGCAATCAAAgttagaaaaacaggaaaaaattgcCATGTTGAAGGAAGAGTTAAATAAGTATAAAgatcaggaaaattcattttttgaaaagTTGGAACACCTTCAGGAAGCTATagaaaaagacaatgaagaaCATTCTAGACTTAAGAGAGAAGTATCAGATGTGCAGCAAACGCTAAATGATAAACAACAACAGCTAAACCACTTAAAAGATTGTAAAGCTAGTCCACTAAAAATATTTGAACCACAAATTCCAGCCCTTCTTGAAGCAATAGACAATGCTGACAGAGAAGGGCTCTTCACTACCAAACCTAAAGGTCCACTAGGAGGTTACATTCATCTCCAGGACCCTGAATTTGCTTTAGCTGTTGAGGCCTGTTTAAAGGACCTCCTTCTTGCCTTTTGTTGTAACACCTTCAAAGATGAGGAAGtacttcagacacttatgaaAAGGTTTTATCCAGTAGGCTCTCCACGACCACAGATAATTGTGTCAGCATTTAAGAATGAGATATATGATATGACAAACAGAGCAGCTCATCACCCAGAGTTTCCAACAGTTCTCACAGCTTTAAAAATAGATGATGCAGTGGTGGCCAATGCTTTGATTGACATGAGAGGGATAGAGTCAGTGCTGCTTATTAAAAGTAACTCTTTGGCTCGTACAGTAATGCAAGTTCAGGAACCCCCCAAGAACTGTCGTGAAGCTTTTACCGCTGATGGTGACCAGGTGTTTGAGCGACGCTATTATTCATGTGACAAATCAAGACCTACTTACTTGATTGATTTTGAGGTAGAAATAAATCATTTGGAGAAAGTTGTAGAAAACACAGTGGCACAGTTGTCTGTATATCAGCAATGTGCAAATTCACTTGAAAATGATatcagaaagaatgaagaaactgTTAATAATCATCGTCTGCATTTAAAAGAAATAGCAATTagagtaataaaaataaacatgcaAATAAAAGATCTTGAAAAAGAAGGAACCCAGTCAATAGGGTTCTCAACTCaggaaaaagttaaagaaattgaaaaacagATGGAACAGGTTGAGGAAAAGATGAAAGTTCAGATGGAAGAGATGAAGGACTTAAGACAAGAGATAATAGATGCTGAACAGAGACACGAAAGCATTAAGATGAAAATTCAGCAAGTTCAGGAATTATCAGAATCTTTTAGGCAAGAACTAAGCCAGATTAATTTAGAAATGGACTCTGAAAAACGATGCCTACGACATTATCAAGATAGACTTAAACACCACACAAATTCTCTCCAAGTGAAAAAAGAAGAGCTgaccaagaaagagaaagaattagagaaagagactGCTCAGGCCAAATACATTTGCCCAGAGcgaaaagaaattgagaaatctACTGCTGCTCTTGATAaagaaattgcttttttaaaacaaaagatacaATCAGAAAACACCCGTCACAGAagcagagaagaaataataaggcAGTTccaacaaataaaagaaagatataaTGCTCTAGATGTTAAAGTGAAGAATTTAAGAAATTGTATTAAATCACTGGATCAAACATCAGTGCAAAGATATGAATTATACCAGCAATTTAGAAGAAGTCTTGCTTTACGATGCAGGTTGTACTTTGACAGTTTTCTATCTCAGTTGGCCCTCTCAGGAGAAATAAGGTTTGATCATGCACATGAAACCCTTTCTGTAAGAGTCCAGcgtggagaaggaaatacagcTGGTTTGGGTAGCATAGAGCTGCAATCAGGGAGTGAAAActctttttcaaacttttttttcattctttctttatgGTACATCACAGAGGGTCCCTTCAGATGCCTAGATGCATTTGATAGTTATTTGGACCCAAGCAGTAGAAGAATTGCCTTAAACATGATCCTCAAGATTGCACAATCCCAGCAGTTCCGTCAGTTCATCCTACTCA